In one window of Nodosilinea sp. PGN35 DNA:
- a CDS encoding Rrf2 family transcriptional regulator — protein MKLTTRGHYSVKALLDLTLHPSRRPVSVHTIAARQGLPPPYLEKLLIDLRRAGIVVSVRGPQGGYRLAKPANQIFLGQILEAVGEQVDPLPRHSPQADQAEDWVTFAVWNRLSQKLKEALYSISLEDLYFDARSWQAAQGDDVSFMV, from the coding sequence ATGAAACTAACAACTCGGGGCCATTACAGTGTTAAAGCCCTGCTCGACCTGACGTTGCATCCCTCCCGTCGGCCTGTTTCGGTGCACACCATTGCCGCTCGCCAGGGGCTGCCGCCACCCTACCTAGAAAAACTCTTAATTGACCTGCGGCGGGCGGGCATTGTGGTGTCGGTGCGCGGCCCCCAGGGGGGGTACCGACTGGCCAAGCCCGCCAACCAAATTTTTTTGGGACAGATTTTAGAGGCGGTGGGTGAGCAGGTTGACCCTCTGCCCCGCCACAGCCCCCAGGCCGACCAGGCCGAAGACTGGGTCACCTTTGCGGTGTGGAACCGCCTCTCGCAAAAGTTAAAAGAAGCCCTCTATAGTATTTCCCTGGAAGACCTGTATTTTGATGCCCGCAGTTGGCAGGCGGCCCAGGGGGATGATGTCAGCTTTATGGTGTAG
- a CDS encoding Uma2 family endonuclease encodes MAQSLYPPIPQSTAPPSDQRVVHYGRSWEQFKSIQTGFDQAPGVRLFYYDGTVEVLMPGREHELFSWVIGHLVGLFLAQRGVFFQPTGSMTQEKEREVSAQADQSFCVGSVKPIPDLSIEVIFTSGGVDKLARYRALGVPEVWLWQDGVLMVYGLRVSEGEATPTQGYEQCDRSQLAGLQDLDLDLLRRCILLAETDTGAAIRQFQQGIALST; translated from the coding sequence TTGGCTCAATCCCTATATCCACCAATTCCTCAATCTACAGCCCCGCCCAGCGATCAGCGGGTCGTTCACTACGGGCGATCGTGGGAGCAGTTTAAATCGATTCAAACAGGGTTTGACCAGGCCCCCGGCGTGCGGCTGTTTTACTACGACGGAACGGTTGAGGTGCTGATGCCGGGGCGCGAGCATGAGCTATTTAGCTGGGTAATTGGCCATTTGGTTGGGTTGTTTTTAGCCCAAAGGGGTGTCTTCTTTCAGCCCACCGGATCCATGACCCAGGAGAAAGAGCGCGAAGTCTCCGCCCAGGCCGATCAGTCATTCTGCGTTGGCTCCGTTAAGCCTATTCCCGACCTCTCCATCGAAGTGATATTCACCAGTGGCGGGGTGGATAAGCTGGCCCGATACCGGGCTTTGGGCGTCCCCGAGGTGTGGCTCTGGCAGGATGGGGTGCTGATGGTCTATGGGCTGCGAGTCTCCGAAGGAGAGGCTACGCCAACGCAGGGGTATGAGCAGTGCGATCGCAGCCAGCTAGCCGGATTACAGGATCTGGATCTAGACCTGCTTAGACGCTGTATTTTGCTGGCCGAAACCGACACCGGGGCAGCCATCCGACAGTTTCAGCAGGGGATTGCTCTGTCCACTTAG
- a CDS encoding MFS transporter — protein sequence MAKLPPLPLSVKVFYGVGELAAAVPASLSAFFVLYFFTTVAGLSPALAGAVLLFGRLWDAINDPLIGWLSDRTRSSLGRRYPWMLGGVVPLAISSVLLWTVPPFPTQGGVFAYYIVLSLFAFAAFTAVQLPYTALAAELADDYDERTDLIGMKSAFSIGGSIAALLMAQAVFARVAAPARQFFILGSLSASLAVVIIGLCVVGTYRRYWQVQRARPQLATAAPSLALLPQLRSVFSNGAFRQILGLYLCGWMSVQVTAAMLPYFVGAWMGLPATHFAQMALAVQGTAIAMLWGWDRIAKRTGKRTVFLMGAPLAAIALGGLATVQPGQVAWMYTLGIIAGVGVATLYVIPFAMLPDVVDLDELSTGLRREGLYFSALVFLQKLGLALALFISGQVLSWTGYLASAEVQPGAALTAIRLLIGPLPALLLAGGLWFCYRYPITRDRHQQILLALQAQRQLRLDSPTATVSEPPDPEG from the coding sequence TTGGCTAAGCTACCGCCTCTGCCCCTTTCGGTCAAAGTGTTCTACGGCGTGGGTGAGCTAGCGGCAGCGGTGCCGGCCAGCCTGTCGGCGTTTTTTGTGCTGTATTTTTTTACCACCGTAGCGGGGCTGAGCCCGGCTCTGGCAGGGGCGGTGCTGCTGTTTGGCCGCCTGTGGGACGCCATCAACGACCCGCTGATCGGCTGGCTGAGCGATCGCACCCGGTCGTCCCTGGGGCGGCGCTACCCCTGGATGCTGGGGGGAGTGGTTCCCCTGGCGATCTCCTCGGTGCTGCTGTGGACGGTGCCGCCGTTTCCCACCCAGGGAGGCGTATTTGCCTACTATATTGTGCTGTCGCTCTTTGCCTTTGCCGCCTTTACGGCGGTGCAGCTGCCCTACACCGCCCTGGCCGCTGAGCTGGCCGACGACTACGACGAACGCACTGACCTGATCGGCATGAAGTCGGCCTTTAGCATTGGGGGCAGCATTGCCGCTCTGCTGATGGCCCAGGCGGTGTTTGCTCGGGTGGCCGCCCCGGCCCGGCAGTTTTTTATTTTGGGATCGCTGTCGGCCAGTTTGGCGGTGGTGATTATTGGTCTGTGCGTGGTGGGCACGTACCGACGCTACTGGCAGGTGCAGCGAGCCCGACCCCAGCTGGCCACTGCCGCCCCATCGCTGGCCCTGCTGCCTCAGCTGCGCAGCGTGTTTAGCAACGGTGCCTTTCGGCAGATTTTGGGCCTCTATCTGTGCGGCTGGATGAGTGTGCAGGTGACTGCGGCCATGCTGCCCTACTTTGTCGGAGCCTGGATGGGCCTGCCCGCCACCCATTTTGCCCAGATGGCGCTGGCGGTGCAGGGGACGGCGATCGCCATGCTCTGGGGCTGGGACAGGATTGCCAAGCGCACCGGCAAGCGCACCGTGTTTTTGATGGGCGCACCGCTGGCGGCGATCGCCCTGGGGGGCTTGGCCACGGTGCAGCCCGGTCAGGTGGCGTGGATGTACACCCTGGGGATAATCGCCGGGGTTGGGGTAGCCACCCTCTACGTGATTCCCTTTGCTATGCTGCCCGATGTGGTTGACCTCGACGAACTCAGCACCGGTCTGCGGCGGGAGGGGTTGTATTTTAGCGCCCTGGTGTTTTTGCAAAAGCTGGGGCTGGCCCTGGCGCTGTTTATCTCGGGTCAGGTGTTGAGCTGGACGGGGTATCTGGCCAGCGCCGAGGTTCAGCCCGGAGCGGCCCTCACCGCCATTCGCCTGCTGATCGGCCCCCTGCCTGCCCTGCTGCTGGCGGGGGGGCTGTGGTTTTGCTATCGCTACCCGATTACCCGCGATCGCCACCAGCAGATTTTGCTGGCCCTGCAAGCCCAGCGGCAGCTGCGCTTAGACAGCCCAACCGCAACCGTCTCAGAGCCCCCCGACCCAGAGGGTTAA
- a CDS encoding CHASE domain-containing protein — MNPKASLRYPAILGLTLGLGLSLSLGAAWSVGQWEAARRQTQFQQQIENLATALQRSLNRYTDVLTFLHDYYRVAQQPVSRQEFSGLVARSLATYPGIQALEWAPLVRGGDRAAFEAGVQAEGYPAFAITELSPTGQLRRAGARAEYVPVTYVAPFLTNEAALGYDLASDPTRAAAIAPARATGRIMATERIRLVQEQRDQFGFLVVLPLYPNGDIPPDQPTREAEFEGILLGVFRVADVVEEALQDLSADINFALYDQDAEAERQFLGQYEAASQTVVATEDSIPPPEAVCLRPQDCTRLLTLGQRQWRVAFAPAATYGLGRSYGAPLTLLTGLLLTGTLALLLHSLQAELARTRALGNMKLKFFSMASHELRTPLSTILLSAESLRGDVTSLEVAQPKVDRILTTAQHMGQQIADLLTLTRAEAGKLEFHPTLVDAVTFCQEVIEEVQPQVSQPIALGAPGSPVTAFWDRRLVRSLLTNLLLNAANYSPGDRPIHLRLSSDGSQATLTVQDGGRGIPAADLVHIREAFQRGSNVGDRPGSGLGLAIVHTVVTLHRGHWHIDSTEGQGTTVTVALPLE; from the coding sequence ATGAACCCTAAGGCGAGCCTGCGATATCCCGCTATTTTGGGGCTGACTCTGGGTCTGGGCCTAAGCTTATCCCTAGGGGCGGCATGGTCTGTGGGCCAGTGGGAGGCGGCCCGGCGGCAGACCCAGTTTCAGCAGCAGATCGAAAACCTGGCCACGGCCCTGCAGCGCAGCCTCAACCGCTACACCGACGTGCTGACGTTTCTGCATGACTACTACCGGGTGGCGCAGCAACCGGTGTCACGACAGGAGTTCTCTGGACTGGTGGCGCGATCGCTGGCTACCTACCCCGGCATTCAGGCGTTGGAGTGGGCACCGCTGGTGCGAGGGGGCGATCGCGCCGCCTTTGAGGCCGGGGTGCAGGCCGAGGGCTACCCCGCCTTTGCCATTACCGAGCTGTCGCCCACGGGCCAGCTGCGGCGGGCCGGGGCGCGGGCCGAGTATGTGCCCGTCACCTACGTCGCGCCCTTTCTCACCAACGAAGCCGCCCTGGGCTACGACCTGGCCTCCGACCCCACCCGCGCTGCCGCCATTGCCCCGGCCCGCGCCACGGGCCGCATCATGGCCACCGAGCGCATTCGCCTGGTGCAGGAGCAGCGCGACCAGTTTGGCTTTTTGGTGGTGCTGCCGCTCTACCCCAACGGCGACATTCCCCCCGATCAGCCCACGCGCGAGGCCGAATTTGAGGGCATTTTGCTGGGGGTGTTTCGGGTGGCCGATGTAGTTGAAGAGGCTCTGCAAGACCTCAGCGCCGACATCAACTTTGCTCTCTACGACCAGGATGCCGAGGCCGAGCGGCAGTTTTTGGGCCAGTACGAGGCGGCCAGCCAGACCGTAGTGGCGACCGAGGACTCGATCCCCCCTCCGGAGGCAGTGTGCCTCCGCCCTCAGGACTGCACCCGCCTGCTCACCCTGGGCCAGCGCCAGTGGCGGGTGGCCTTTGCCCCCGCGGCCACCTACGGTCTGGGCCGGAGCTACGGTGCGCCCCTGACCCTGCTCACCGGGCTGCTGCTGACGGGCACCCTGGCCCTGTTGCTGCACAGCTTGCAGGCCGAACTGGCCCGCACCCGCGCCCTGGGGAACATGAAGCTGAAGTTTTTCTCCATGGCCTCCCACGAGCTGCGCACCCCCCTGAGCACCATTTTGCTGTCGGCGGAGTCGCTGCGGGGGGACGTGACCTCCCTGGAGGTAGCCCAGCCCAAGGTGGATCGAATTTTGACCACCGCCCAGCACATGGGCCAGCAGATCGCCGATCTGCTCACCCTCACCCGGGCCGAGGCGGGCAAGCTGGAGTTTCACCCCACCCTGGTGGACGCGGTGACGTTTTGCCAGGAGGTGATAGAGGAGGTGCAGCCCCAGGTGAGCCAGCCGATCGCCCTGGGCGCTCCGGGGTCGCCGGTCACCGCTTTTTGGGATCGACGGCTGGTGCGATCGCTGCTCACCAACCTGTTGCTCAACGCCGCCAACTACTCCCCCGGCGATCGCCCCATTCACCTGCGCCTCAGCAGCGATGGCAGCCAGGCCACCCTCACCGTGCAGGACGGGGGGCGGGGCATTCCCGCCGCCGACCTGGTGCACATTCGCGAGGCCTTTCAGCGGGGCAGCAACGTGGGCGACAGGCCCGGCAGCGGGCTGGGGCTGGCGATCGTCCACACCGTCGTCACCCTGCACCGGGGCCATTGGCACATCGACAGCACCGAGGGCCAGGGCACCACCGTCACCGTGGCGCTGCCGCTGGAGTGA
- the infC gene encoding translation initiation factor IF-3, whose product MCLIAKKQKAIVNRDIRDAEVLLITQTGENLGVTDTRDALRMAKESKLDLVVVSPSEDGPSVAKIMDYGKLQYQQNKRQKQTSRPSVKEVKFRPNIGESDYTLRINRATEWLSKGDSVKFLVRLRGREHQHRDRATDLLNRVVEDLNDAGKVQSFDHRALTLFLSPS is encoded by the coding sequence ATTTGTCTTATCGCTAAGAAACAAAAAGCCATTGTCAACCGCGACATTAGAGACGCTGAGGTGCTGCTGATCACTCAGACTGGCGAAAATCTGGGCGTTACCGACACCAGAGACGCCCTCAGAATGGCCAAAGAGAGCAAACTCGACCTGGTAGTCGTCTCCCCCAGTGAAGACGGCCCCTCCGTGGCCAAGATTATGGACTACGGCAAGCTCCAGTACCAGCAGAACAAGCGCCAGAAGCAGACCTCTCGCCCCTCTGTTAAAGAGGTCAAGTTCCGCCCCAACATTGGCGAGTCTGACTACACCCTACGCATCAACCGAGCCACTGAGTGGTTGAGTAAAGGGGATTCGGTCAAGTTTTTAGTGCGGCTGCGGGGCCGAGAGCACCAGCACCGCGATCGCGCCACTGACCTTTTGAATCGAGTTGTAGAAGACCTAAACGACGCCGGCAAGGTGCAATCCTTCGACCACCGCGCCCTCACCCTATTCCTGTCGCCGTCGTAG
- a CDS encoding uracil-xanthine permease family protein — translation MSDDQLRLETAGAAAQVLEEPPRSSLFPPVDMIYGLNDQPPLGQAVSAALQHVMAAFVNIIAPALVVGNAIGLEASDISFLISLSLLMSGVCTFIQIHKVGPVGSGLLSIQGTSFAFVGTLVTVGTNAVEGGRTPLQTLAYLLTICMLASFIEIGLSFFIEPLKKVMTPLVSGIVVLMIGLSLIQVAMVAMAGGPAARADGSFASLQNLGVSMLVLTVIMVLNFTGNSFLRMSAILIGLVVGYLVAAPLGMLNFSGLSQLSLVTLPIPFRYGFGFGLAGFIPLAFLFVITTIESIGDLTATSMLVGEPIEGPLYLKRVKGGILGDGVNSLIAAIFNTFPNTTFSQNNGVIQLTGVGSRYVGYFIAGMLALLGLFPIIGGLFQAMPQPVLGGATLLMFASVVASGIKILSGVNLNRRSTLILVASLGLGMGVSFVPDALANTPYLIRGVFSSGIATGGTVALLLNMIVPGPRE, via the coding sequence ATGAGTGACGACCAACTGCGACTAGAGACCGCCGGGGCAGCGGCCCAGGTGCTCGAAGAACCACCCCGTTCATCCCTGTTTCCGCCCGTGGATATGATCTACGGGCTCAACGACCAACCACCCCTGGGGCAGGCCGTTTCGGCGGCCCTCCAGCACGTGATGGCGGCCTTTGTGAATATTATTGCCCCGGCCCTGGTGGTGGGGAACGCCATCGGTCTAGAGGCCAGCGACATCAGTTTTTTAATTAGCCTGTCGCTGCTGATGTCGGGGGTGTGCACCTTTATTCAAATTCACAAAGTTGGTCCGGTGGGCTCGGGGCTGCTGAGCATTCAGGGCACCAGTTTTGCCTTTGTGGGCACCCTGGTAACGGTGGGCACCAACGCCGTAGAGGGGGGCAGAACGCCGCTGCAAACCCTGGCCTACCTGCTGACCATTTGTATGCTGGCCTCGTTCATTGAAATTGGCCTCAGCTTCTTTATTGAGCCACTGAAAAAAGTGATGACGCCGTTGGTCAGCGGCATTGTGGTGCTGATGATCGGCCTCAGTTTAATTCAGGTGGCGATGGTGGCCATGGCCGGTGGCCCCGCCGCCCGCGCCGACGGCAGCTTTGCCAGCCTGCAAAACCTGGGGGTCTCGATGCTGGTGCTGACGGTGATCATGGTGCTGAACTTCACCGGCAATTCGTTTTTGCGGATGTCAGCCATTCTCATTGGCCTGGTGGTGGGCTATCTGGTGGCCGCGCCCCTGGGCATGCTCAATTTCAGCGGGCTGTCGCAGCTGTCCCTGGTGACGCTGCCCATCCCCTTCCGCTACGGGTTTGGGTTTGGTCTGGCGGGCTTTATTCCCCTGGCATTTTTGTTTGTGATTACCACCATCGAGTCGATTGGCGATTTGACGGCGACCTCGATGCTGGTGGGCGAGCCGATTGAGGGGCCGCTGTACCTGAAGCGGGTGAAGGGCGGCATTTTGGGCGACGGGGTGAATTCTCTCATTGCCGCCATCTTCAACACCTTTCCCAACACCACCTTTAGCCAGAACAACGGCGTGATTCAGCTGACCGGGGTGGGCAGCCGCTACGTGGGCTATTTCATTGCGGGCATGCTGGCGCTGCTGGGCCTGTTTCCAATTATCGGCGGGCTGTTTCAGGCAATGCCCCAGCCGGTGCTGGGGGGCGCTACCCTGCTGATGTTTGCCTCGGTGGTGGCCTCGGGGATCAAAATTCTCAGCGGCGTGAACCTCAACCGCCGCAGCACGCTGATCTTGGTGGCCTCTCTGGGGCTGGGCATGGGGGTGTCGTTTGTGCCCGACGCCCTGGCCAACACTCCCTACCTGATTCGCGGCGTGTTTTCGTCGGGCATTGCCACCGGGGGCACCGTGGCGCTGCTGCTGAATATGATTGTCCCTGGGCCACGCGAGTAG
- a CDS encoding D-alanine--D-alanine ligase family protein translates to MATITVGLVFGGCSGEHEVSIRSAVAIARALASGGNAQKYTVLPVYIGKDGVWLAGSAAEAILTAGVPPQEVSEAPVATARDRLPQFDQMADVDIWFPVLHGPNGEDGTVQGLFTLMQRPYVGSGVLGSAVGMDKIAMKAAFAQAGLPQVKYLAVNRSEVWSNPCVFPKLCDRIETELGYPCFVKPANLGSSVGIAKATSRKELEAALDSAASYDRRIIVETGVVAREVECAVLGNDHPRASLLGEITFQSDFYDYETKYTSGQSQHTIPAAVPQEVARRIQEMAIAAFQTIDAAGLSRVDFFYIEATGEVLINEINTFPGFTATSMYPMMWEASGVPFEELVDTLIQLGFERTGSGGTQG, encoded by the coding sequence ATGGCAACAATAACGGTAGGGCTGGTGTTTGGCGGCTGCTCAGGGGAGCACGAGGTGTCGATTCGCTCGGCGGTGGCGATCGCCCGCGCCCTGGCCAGCGGCGGCAACGCCCAAAAATACACCGTGCTGCCGGTCTACATTGGCAAAGACGGTGTTTGGCTGGCTGGTTCTGCCGCTGAGGCCATTCTCACCGCTGGCGTTCCCCCCCAGGAGGTGTCTGAGGCTCCGGTAGCCACCGCCCGCGATCGCCTGCCCCAGTTCGATCAGATGGCCGATGTTGACATTTGGTTCCCGGTGCTGCACGGCCCCAATGGCGAAGACGGCACGGTGCAGGGCCTCTTTACCCTGATGCAGCGGCCCTACGTGGGCTCTGGGGTGCTGGGTTCGGCGGTGGGGATGGATAAGATTGCCATGAAAGCGGCCTTCGCCCAGGCCGGTCTGCCCCAGGTGAAGTACCTGGCGGTCAACCGATCTGAGGTGTGGTCAAACCCCTGCGTGTTTCCGAAGCTGTGCGATCGCATCGAAACTGAGTTGGGCTACCCCTGCTTTGTCAAACCGGCCAACCTGGGCTCGTCGGTGGGCATTGCCAAGGCCACCAGCCGCAAAGAGCTAGAGGCCGCCCTCGACAGCGCCGCCAGCTACGATCGCCGCATCATCGTCGAAACCGGCGTGGTCGCCCGCGAGGTGGAGTGCGCCGTACTGGGCAACGATCACCCCAGGGCCTCCCTGCTGGGCGAAATTACTTTTCAGAGCGACTTTTACGACTACGAAACCAAATACACCAGCGGCCAGTCGCAGCACACCATTCCCGCAGCGGTGCCCCAGGAGGTCGCCCGCCGTATTCAGGAAATGGCGATCGCGGCGTTTCAGACCATCGATGCCGCCGGGCTGTCGCGGGTAGACTTCTTCTACATAGAGGCCACCGGGGAGGTGTTGATCAATGAGATCAACACGTTCCCAGGGTTTACCGCCACCAGCATGTACCCGATGATGTGGGAGGCCAGCGGCGTACCCTTTGAGGAGTTGGTAGACACTCTGATTCAGCTGGGTTTTGAGCGCACCGGCAGCGGCGGGACCCAGGGTTAG
- the plsY gene encoding glycerol-3-phosphate 1-O-acyltransferase PlsY produces MAVLAIVLLLVAAYLLGSLPTGYLVAKGVKGIDIRQYGSGGTGATNVLRTVGKGAAIAVLIIDLLKGLLAVLLVAAVWPQVSALATMPALWQPWVAMVAGLMALVGHSKSVWINFTGGKSVASGLGVLIGLAWPVALGAAIAFGLTLALSRIVSLSSMVAAIAASILMVLTGQPLPYCVLGVLGALYVILRHRSNIDRLLAGTEPRLGQQTNQGS; encoded by the coding sequence TTGGCGGTTCTAGCAATTGTGCTGCTGTTGGTGGCGGCGTATCTATTGGGTTCTCTGCCCACGGGCTACCTGGTGGCCAAGGGGGTGAAGGGCATTGACATTCGTCAGTACGGCTCGGGGGGCACTGGGGCCACCAACGTGCTGCGAACGGTGGGAAAGGGCGCGGCGATCGCCGTGCTGATCATCGATCTGCTCAAGGGGCTGCTGGCGGTGCTGCTGGTGGCGGCAGTCTGGCCCCAGGTATCGGCCCTGGCGACAATGCCTGCGCTGTGGCAGCCGTGGGTGGCCATGGTGGCCGGGCTGATGGCCCTGGTGGGCCACAGCAAATCGGTGTGGATTAACTTTACCGGCGGCAAATCGGTGGCCTCGGGGCTGGGGGTGCTGATTGGCCTGGCCTGGCCGGTGGCCCTGGGGGCGGCGATCGCCTTTGGTCTGACCCTGGCCCTGAGCCGCATTGTGTCTTTGAGCTCAATGGTGGCGGCGATCGCGGCGAGCATTCTCATGGTACTCACCGGCCAGCCGCTGCCCTACTGCGTGCTGGGGGTGCTGGGGGCGCTCTACGTCATTCTGCGACACCGCAGCAACATCGATCGCCTGCTGGCCGGCACCGAACCCCGCCTGGGGCAGCAAACCAACCAGGGCAGCTAG
- a CDS encoding VOC family protein, translating into MQIAALDHLVLTVADIARTREFYRSVLGMETVTFGDGRQALRYGQQKINLHQAGLSFAPHARFPTPGSADLCFLLVGSIDATVSHLQASGVPIVAGPVRRTGATGTLRSIYIRDPDGNLLELSVPAGPSNEGG; encoded by the coding sequence ATTCAGATTGCCGCGCTCGATCATCTGGTGCTCACCGTGGCCGACATTGCCCGCACCCGCGAATTTTATCGATCGGTGTTGGGTATGGAGACGGTGACCTTTGGCGACGGTCGCCAGGCCCTGCGCTACGGGCAGCAAAAAATTAATCTCCACCAGGCTGGCCTGTCCTTTGCCCCCCACGCCCGGTTCCCTACGCCCGGCTCGGCAGACCTGTGTTTTCTGCTTGTCGGATCCATAGATGCTACTGTGAGTCATCTGCAAGCCAGCGGAGTGCCGATTGTGGCTGGGCCAGTGCGGCGCACCGGGGCCACTGGGACGCTAAGGTCAATCTACATTCGCGATCCCGACGGCAATTTGCTAGAGCTGAGTGTCCCGGCAGGGCCGTCGAACGAGGGGGGCTGA
- a CDS encoding response regulator transcription factor, with the protein MRILLVEDDSRLADSLAEVLVAQRHAVDLARDGETGWQQLASASYDLILMDVTLPKLDGIGLCRRVRDRGLTTPVLMLTARDTSSDKVLGLDAGADAYMVKPFHLEELLAQVRALLRRGQASFTPVLSWGPLTLDPTSYEVTYHRTPLRLTPKEFALLEALLRYGRRVLSRTAIIDQIWHWQEAPEDNTIKSYIKTLRAKLKAAGAPKDFIETVHGLGYRLKAMD; encoded by the coding sequence ATGCGTATTTTGCTGGTAGAAGACGACAGCCGCCTGGCCGACTCCCTGGCCGAAGTTTTGGTGGCCCAGCGCCACGCCGTCGATCTGGCCCGCGATGGTGAGACCGGGTGGCAGCAGCTGGCCAGCGCCTCCTACGACCTGATTTTGATGGATGTCACCCTGCCAAAGCTCGACGGCATTGGTCTCTGTCGGCGGGTGCGCGATCGCGGCCTCACCACCCCGGTGCTCATGCTCACCGCCCGCGACACCAGCTCCGACAAGGTACTGGGCCTCGACGCCGGGGCCGACGCCTATATGGTCAAACCTTTTCACCTGGAAGAATTGCTGGCTCAGGTGCGAGCCCTGCTGCGCCGGGGCCAGGCCAGCTTTACCCCGGTACTGAGCTGGGGACCGCTCACCCTCGACCCCACCAGCTACGAAGTCACCTACCACCGCACCCCCCTGCGCCTGACGCCGAAGGAATTTGCCCTGCTGGAGGCGCTGCTGCGCTACGGACGCCGGGTGCTCAGCCGCACCGCCATCATCGACCAGATCTGGCACTGGCAGGAAGCCCCCGAAGACAACACCATCAAGAGCTACATCAAAACCCTGCGAGCCAAGCTCAAAGCAGCCGGAGCCCCCAAAGACTTTATTGAAACCGTCCACGGCCTGGGCTACCGGCTCAAGGCGATGGATTAG
- the cbiB gene encoding adenosylcobinamide-phosphate synthase CbiB, with the protein MSALWCSGVGQAVVVVLAAVLDRIVGDPWGWPHPVQAIGQAIGWGSSGIQRLKLPPGGERSLGVLLGLGVVFGSGAVGWGLVHLAAMVHPAVGLGCEGVLLASCFAGRSLRRAAEDVLAPLESGDIPTARQRLALYVGRDTENLDEPEILRAVLETVSENATDGVLAPLFYALVGALLPVGSVPVALAYKAASTLDSMVGYREAPYTHLGWFSARLEDALTWLPCRLTVATIALLSGRPGRVVRLCRRDAPADPSPNAGWSECAYAAALGVQLGGQNVYRGQVKEKPLLGDAIEEITGDRILAALALTRRAVLLWLGLSVSAMVAVALWTSQFISF; encoded by the coding sequence ATGTCAGCTTTATGGTGTAGCGGGGTAGGTCAAGCGGTGGTGGTGGTGCTGGCCGCCGTGCTCGATCGCATCGTGGGCGACCCCTGGGGCTGGCCCCACCCGGTGCAGGCCATCGGCCAGGCCATTGGCTGGGGGTCGAGCGGAATTCAACGCCTCAAACTGCCGCCTGGGGGAGAGCGATCGCTGGGCGTTCTCCTCGGGCTGGGCGTCGTTTTTGGCAGTGGAGCGGTGGGGTGGGGCCTAGTGCACCTGGCCGCCATGGTGCATCCCGCAGTCGGGCTGGGCTGCGAGGGGGTGCTGCTGGCCAGCTGTTTTGCCGGGCGCAGTCTGCGGCGGGCCGCTGAGGATGTGCTGGCCCCGCTGGAGTCGGGCGATATTCCCACAGCGCGGCAGCGGCTGGCCCTCTACGTGGGCCGCGACACCGAGAACCTGGACGAGCCTGAAATATTGCGGGCGGTGCTCGAAACCGTCAGCGAGAACGCCACCGACGGCGTGCTGGCCCCGCTGTTCTATGCCCTGGTGGGGGCGTTGCTGCCCGTGGGCAGCGTGCCGGTGGCCCTGGCCTACAAAGCCGCCAGCACCCTCGACTCCATGGTGGGCTACCGAGAAGCGCCCTACACCCACCTGGGCTGGTTTAGCGCCCGTCTGGAGGACGCCCTGACCTGGCTGCCCTGCCGCCTGACGGTGGCGACCATTGCCCTGCTGTCGGGGCGACCTGGGCGGGTGGTGCGCCTGTGCCGCCGCGACGCCCCCGCCGACCCCAGCCCCAACGCGGGCTGGAGCGAGTGCGCCTACGCCGCCGCCCTGGGGGTGCAGCTGGGCGGGCAAAACGTATACCGGGGCCAGGTGAAAGAGAAACCACTGTTGGGGGATGCGATAGAAGAGATTACAGGCGATCGCATTCTCGCCGCCCTGGCCCTCACCCGCCGGGCCGTTTTGCTGTGGCTAGGGTTAAGCGTCAGTGCTATGGTCGCTGTAGCGCTGTGGACTAGTCAGTTCATTAGTTTTTAA
- a CDS encoding fasciclin domain-containing protein — translation MTTIRSSKAKRWMVGFASVGAAALLAACGADTPDTAVETAPGQAPTATEEPATGTAPMAEGDTVVDVAASEEDFSILVEAIEAADLTEALSASGPVTVFAPTNAAFESLPEGTLDELLLPENQDLLRQVLTYHVLQEEVAAADVTTGEVPTAAGTPVSIQVDDATGDVMVNEAMVVTPDIQASNGVIHAIDQVILPPGLTL, via the coding sequence ATGACTACTATTCGTTCCTCTAAAGCAAAGCGCTGGATGGTTGGTTTCGCCAGCGTGGGCGCAGCGGCGCTACTAGCCGCCTGCGGTGCTGACACCCCTGATACCGCCGTAGAGACGGCCCCTGGGCAAGCCCCCACGGCTACCGAAGAACCCGCCACCGGAACCGCTCCTATGGCTGAGGGTGACACTGTAGTCGATGTGGCCGCCAGCGAAGAAGACTTCAGCATTCTGGTGGAAGCTATTGAGGCCGCAGACCTGACCGAGGCCCTCAGCGCCTCTGGGCCTGTGACCGTGTTTGCCCCCACCAACGCGGCCTTTGAGTCTTTGCCCGAAGGCACCCTGGACGAGCTGCTGCTGCCCGAAAATCAGGACTTGCTGCGCCAGGTGCTGACCTACCACGTGCTGCAAGAGGAAGTAGCCGCCGCTGATGTCACCACGGGCGAAGTGCCCACCGCCGCCGGTACCCCCGTCTCCATTCAGGTGGACGATGCCACTGGCGATGTCATGGTCAATGAAGCTATGGTGGTCACCCCCGACATTCAGGCCAGCAACGGTGTAATCCACGCCATTGACCAGGTGATTTTGCCCCCCGGTCTGACTCTCTAG